The Mycolicibacterium mucogenicum DSM 44124 genomic sequence TGTCGACGATCTGGTCGGCCCGGATGACGCAGACGTGATGGTCGGGCACCAGCGTCAGCGCGCGCCGGCCTTGTGCCGCACCGGCATCCAGCACGATGGTTCCGGTCGATGCGATCCCGAGGGCGCAGCCGGTCACCACCGCATCGACGCTGTCCAGCACATCGATGGTGACGGGCGGGTCGTCGACGACGGTGTGGATGCCCGTCACCCAGTCGGGCGGCAGGTCCGCGGGGATCACCGCGGTCCCGGTGCCGACGAGGGCAGCGATCACCGTGGCCACTTCCGTCTCGGCGACGCGGTGTACCTGTGCCCGGTAGTCGGCCACCGTCTCGGCGAATCGGTCGACATCGCCGAGGCCGGTCAAGGGCTGCCGGTCATAGTCGCGTGGCACGCGCACCGCGGCCGGCGGGGCCGATCCGAGCGCGGCGCGGATGCGCCCCAGTACGGCTTCCCGAGCGTCGGTCATTGGTCGCCGCTCCGGTTGCGGGCCCACCACTGCCGGAACGTCTCCGCCGGTGGTGCCGGAACATCGCGGCTCGAAGTCCATTTCGATGCCGGCCACGGCAGGTTGGTGATGCGGTGGTCCTTGCCGGCGAGCAGTCGGCCCGCGCCGAGCGCCTTCTCCGCCAGCCCGAACCGCGACGCGGACCCCATGGCCCAGCCCGCGGCTTTCATCGCCAAATCCTGTCCGGAGGGAAGTCCGCCGCGTTCTGTATCGACTTGAGCCGCCCGCAGATGCACCAGGATCGATGGGATGTCGATGCGGACGGGACAGGCCTCGAAGCAGGCTCCACACAGCGACGACGCATACGGCAGGCTCGTGTTCGGGTCGTCGTGACCGGTGGTCCCGGTCAGCTGGGGGCTGAGGATCGCGCCGATGGGTCCCGGGTACACCGAGCCGTAGGCGTGCCCGCCCGTGCGTTCGTAGACCGGGCAGACGTTCAGGCAGGCGCTGCACCGGATGCAGTGCAGCGCAGCACGTCCCACCTCGTCGGCGAGGACGCGCGTCCGGCCGTTGTCGAGCAGCACCAGATGGAACTGCTGCGGGCCGTCGCCGGGGTGCACTCCGGTCCACATCGAGGTGTACGGGTTCATCCGCTCGGCGGTCGACGACCGCGGCAGCAGTTGCATGAACACATCGAGATCGGTGAAGCGCGGGATCACCTTCTCGATGCCCATCACGGTGATCAGGGTTTCGGGCAGCGTCAGGCACATGCGGCCGTTGCCCTCGGATTCGACGACCGCCAGGGTCCCGGTTTCGGCCACGCCGAAGTTGGCGCCGCTGACGGCGACATTGGCGGACAGGAACTTTCGCCGCAGATGCGCGCGGGCGGCCATCGCCAGCACCCGGGGTTCGTCGGTGAGTTCGCCGGCGCCGGGCATTTCGCGTTCGAAGATGTCCCGGATCTCGGTGCGGTTGCGGTGGATCGCCGGGACGAGGATGTGGCTCGGCTTGTCGTGTCCGAGTTGGACGATAAGCTCGGCCAGGTCGGTCTCGATGGGCGTGATGCCCTCGGCCTCCAGGTACTCGTTGAGCCCGATTTCCTGCGTGGCCATCGACTTCACCTTGACGACCTCGGTGCTGCCGGTGCCCCGGATCAGCTCGGCGACAATGCGATTGGCTTCGTCGCCGTCGCGCGCCCAGTGCACGGTGCCGCCACGCGCTGTGACGTTGGCTTCGAGTTCCTCCAGCAGTTCCGGTAGCCGCGCCAGCACGTCCTGTTTCAGTGCGCTGCCGGCGGCGCGCAGCTGTTCCCAGTCGTCGCATTCGGCAATGGCGGCAAGACGTTTGGCGCGGATGGTGCCGGTGGCATGGCCGATGTTGCGGCGTAGTTGGGCGTCGCCGAGCGCGGTCCGCGCGGCAGCCGGAAAGCTCTGGTCGCCACGAAGATTCCCGGTCACGATGTGGCCGCCAGGATTTCGGCCAGATGCACGGTACGGACGCCGCTGCCGATCCGGCTCAGCCCACCCCCGATGTGCATGAGGCACGATGCGTCACCTGCCGTGCACACCGCGGCGCCCGTCGTCGCGATGTTCGCCATCTTGTCTTCGAGCATCGCCGTGGACACGTCGGCGTTCTTCAAGGCGAAAGTGCCACCGAAGCCGCAACAGGATTCGGCCTGCGGCAGTTCGACGAGCGTCAGGCCCTGGACGTTGCGCAGCAGCCGCAGTGGCTTGTCACCCACACCCAGCATCCGCAGCGAGTGGCATGTCGGGTGGTAGGTGACGCGGTGCGGGTAGTAGGCGCCGACGTCGTCGACGCCGAGCACGTCGACCAGGAACTCGGAGAGCTCGAAGGTGTGCGCCGCAACCGATTCGGCGCGCGCCGCGAGCCCGGTGTCGCCGGCGCGCCGGGCCACCATCGCGTGTTGGTGACGCACCGACCCGACGCACGATCCCGACGGCGCCACGACGGCGTCGAAGCCGGTGAAGGCGTCGACGTGGTTGCGCACCAACGGCACGGCTTCACGCAGGTACCCGGTGTTGACGTGCATCTGTCCGCAGCAGGTCTGCCCGGCCGGGAACTCCACCCGGTGACCCAGCCGTTCCAGCAGCCGCACCGTGGCGATGGCGGCAGCCGGAAACATGGCATCGGCCAGGCAGGTCGCGAACAGCGCTATCCGCACCGGCCGACAGTACCCCTACCGGGCGTACTGGTCCGCCACGTCGAGGGCGCGGTCCAGGATTTCCAGCCCGGCACGGACCTCGTCGTCAGTGGCATTGCACGGCGGCACCACATGGATACGGTTGAAGTTGGTGAACGGCATGAGGCCGTTGTCCTTGCAGAACGCGATGACGGTGTTCATCGCGGCACTGCTGCCACCGTAGGGCGCCAGCGGTTCGCGCGTTTCCCGGTCCTTGACCAGTTCGACGGCCCAGAACACGCCCGCGCCGCGGACTTCACCGACGCTGCGGTGCCGCTGCGCCATGTCCCGCAGGGCCGGCCCGATGATGTCGGCACCGAGGTGGGCCGCGTTCTCGACGATGCCTTCGTCGCGCATCGCGTTGATGGTCGCGACGGCGGCAGCTGTCGCCAGAGGGTGCCCGGAGTAGGTCAGGCCACCGGGGTAGGCGCGCTCGGCGAAGGTCTGGAAGATGGCGTTGCTGATCGCGACGCCACCCAGCGGCACATAGCCGGAGTTGACGCCCTTGGCGAACGTCAGCAGGTCCGGAACGACATCGAAGTGGTTGATGGCGAACCACTTTCCGGATCGGCCGAAGCCGGACATGACCTCGTCGGCGATCATCACGATGCCGTACTCGTCGCACAGCGCGCGCACGCCCGCCAGATAGCCCGGCGGCGGCACCATGATGCCCGCGGTGCCCGGAATGGACTCCAGGATGATGGCCGCGATGGTCGACGCGCCCTCGAGCTCGATGACGCGCCGCAGTTCGTCGAGGGCCCGGGCGGACTCCTGGTCCTCGGTCTCGGCGTGGAACACCGAGCGGTACAGGAACGGTCCGTTGAAGTGGACGACGCCCGCGGCGCCGCGGTCGTTGGCGAACCGCCGGGGGTCACCGGTCAGGTTGATCGCCAGGTCGGTGCCGCCGTGGTACGCGCGGTAGCGGGCGAGCACCTTGTGCTTGCCGGTGTGCAGCCGGGCCATGCGCACGGCGTGCTCGTTGGCGTCGGCGCCGCCGTTGGTGAAGAAGATGTGGTTGAGGTCGCCGGGGGTCAGCTCGGCGATCAGCCGGGCCGCCTCGGACCGGGCGGCGTTGGCGTGCTGCGGCGCGATGGTGCACAGCTTCGCGGCCTGTTCCTGAATCGCCGCAACGACTTTCGGGTGCTGGTGGCCGATGTTGGTGTTGACGAGCTGCGACGAGAAGTCGA encodes the following:
- a CDS encoding (Fe-S)-binding protein — encoded protein: MRIALFATCLADAMFPAAAIATVRLLERLGHRVEFPAGQTCCGQMHVNTGYLREAVPLVRNHVDAFTGFDAVVAPSGSCVGSVRHQHAMVARRAGDTGLAARAESVAAHTFELSEFLVDVLGVDDVGAYYPHRVTYHPTCHSLRMLGVGDKPLRLLRNVQGLTLVELPQAESCCGFGGTFALKNADVSTAMLEDKMANIATTGAAVCTAGDASCLMHIGGGLSRIGSGVRTVHLAEILAATS
- a CDS encoding LutB/LldF family L-lactate oxidation iron-sulfur protein — encoded protein: MTGNLRGDQSFPAAARTALGDAQLRRNIGHATGTIRAKRLAAIAECDDWEQLRAAGSALKQDVLARLPELLEELEANVTARGGTVHWARDGDEANRIVAELIRGTGSTEVVKVKSMATQEIGLNEYLEAEGITPIETDLAELIVQLGHDKPSHILVPAIHRNRTEIRDIFEREMPGAGELTDEPRVLAMAARAHLRRKFLSANVAVSGANFGVAETGTLAVVESEGNGRMCLTLPETLITVMGIEKVIPRFTDLDVFMQLLPRSSTAERMNPYTSMWTGVHPGDGPQQFHLVLLDNGRTRVLADEVGRAALHCIRCSACLNVCPVYERTGGHAYGSVYPGPIGAILSPQLTGTTGHDDPNTSLPYASSLCGACFEACPVRIDIPSILVHLRAAQVDTERGGLPSGQDLAMKAAGWAMGSASRFGLAEKALGAGRLLAGKDHRITNLPWPASKWTSSRDVPAPPAETFRQWWARNRSGDQ
- a CDS encoding LutC/YkgG family protein, with product MTDAREAVLGRIRAALGSAPPAAVRVPRDYDRQPLTGLGDVDRFAETVADYRAQVHRVAETEVATVIAALVGTGTAVIPADLPPDWVTGIHTVVDDPPVTIDVLDSVDAVVTGCALGIASTGTIVLDAGAAQGRRALTLVPDHHVCVIRADQIVDTVPQAFAALEPSRPLTFISGPSATSDIELQRVEGVHGPRTLDVVIVEAAR
- a CDS encoding aspartate aminotransferase family protein — protein: MTLAADHVLPAGHTIDSMRAEAERAYALDRAHVFHSWSAQAALNPMTITAAEGSYFWDGDGNRLLDFSSQLVNTNIGHQHPKVVAAIQEQAAKLCTIAPQHANAARSEAARLIAELTPGDLNHIFFTNGGADANEHAVRMARLHTGKHKVLARYRAYHGGTDLAINLTGDPRRFANDRGAAGVVHFNGPFLYRSVFHAETEDQESARALDELRRVIELEGASTIAAIILESIPGTAGIMVPPPGYLAGVRALCDEYGIVMIADEVMSGFGRSGKWFAINHFDVVPDLLTFAKGVNSGYVPLGGVAISNAIFQTFAERAYPGGLTYSGHPLATAAAVATINAMRDEGIVENAAHLGADIIGPALRDMAQRHRSVGEVRGAGVFWAVELVKDRETREPLAPYGGSSAAMNTVIAFCKDNGLMPFTNFNRIHVVPPCNATDDEVRAGLEILDRALDVADQYAR